A window of Raphanus sativus cultivar WK10039 unplaced genomic scaffold, ASM80110v3 Scaffold0080, whole genome shotgun sequence contains these coding sequences:
- the LOC130501004 gene encoding uncharacterized protein LOC130501004, which translates to MENQVMSASSSSVAPPKTCNDEIIVAVDESMEKATESQVASSVSSSAPQPEKCNDVTVAVEESPMEKATENQAVSSACSSAPAPQPEKSNDVTMAVEEANKEMVATENQVVSSAGFIVAVEEATEVVATTENQIVPYESSPAPPRGTDVIVAVEESREMETDNNNPGLGSALVVTENPSPGSGAVPTGNQITYLYPSRSNKIFTCPLCKKGFPTSQALGGHQNAHKQEREWEKKRKDMEQEYPGYSFLNSKIDNPLLFFLGGYSSEALSNDNHLGIPLEAFKRRFTGNYPSSSNRFSDPNIAVVPRVAPPTSFFPGNADGSSSGGLGGPTPLYSNYPPMIPRNAPPFPPPQTTNLPSGLYPQGNVLNEVNFISEIGRGNIVEIDDDDDDGGDVEPEEGPSKSWGADLSL; encoded by the coding sequence atggAGAACCAAGTTATGTCTGCTTCAAGCTCTTCCGTGGCCCCACCCAAAACATGCAATGATGAGATCATCGTGGCCGTGGATGAGTCCATGGAGAAGGCAACGGAGAGCCAAGTTGCGTCATCTGTAAGCTCTTCCGCGCCCCAACCTGAGAAATGCAATGACGTCACCGTGGCTGTAGAGGAGTCACCCATGGAGAAGGCTACGGAGAACCAAGCTGTGTCTTCTGCATGCTCTTCCGCGCCTGCGCCCCAACCAGAAAAATCCAATGACGTCACCATGGCTGTGGAGGAGGCCAACAAGGAGATGGTGGCAACGGAGAACCAAGTTGTGTCTTCTGCAGGCTTTATCGTGGCTGTGGAGGAGGCCACGGAGGTGGTGGCAACGACGGAGAACCAAATTGTGCCTTATGAAAGCTCTCCCGCGCCGCCCCGAGGCACTGACGTTATCGTGGCTGTGGAGGAGTCCAGGGAGATGGAAACGGATAACAACAATCCGGGACTAGGGTCTGCTCTTGTTGTAACTGAAAACCCTAGTCCCGGATCTGGTGCTGTCCCAACAGGGAACCAGATCACGTACCTTTACCCATCAAGATCTAATAAGATCTTCACTTGCCCCCTTTGCAAGAAAGGGTTCCCAACAAGCCAAGCCCTAGGTGGTCACCAGAACGCGCACAAGCAAGAGCgagagtgggagaagaagaggaaggatATGGAACAAGAGTACCCCGGATACTCCTTTTTGAACTCTAAGATAGACAATCCTCTTCTGTTTTTCTTAGGTGGCTATTCATCAGAGGCGTTATCAAACGATAATCATCTTGGGATCCCTCTTGAGGCTTTCAAACGCAGGTTCACCGGTAACTACCCTTCCTCGAGTAACCGATTCTCGGACCCGAACATTGCCGTGGTTCCTCGCGTGGCTCCTCCTACTAGCTTCTTCCCAGGGAACGCTGACGGTTCTTCTTCAGGGGGACTTGGGGGGCCTACACCCCTTTACAGCAACTATCCCCCGATGATCCCTAGAAACGCTCCTCCTTTCCCTCCTCCTCAGACCACCAACCTTCCTAGCGGTTTGTATCCACAGGGAAATGTATTGAACGAGGTGAATTTCATCTCAGAGATAGGAAGGGGTAATATTGTGGAGATtgatgacgatgatgacgaTGGTGGTGATGTTGAGCCTGAAGAAGGGCCATCCAAGAGCTGGGGGGCTGATTTATCTCTTTGA
- the LOC130501007 gene encoding uncharacterized protein LOC130501007, with product MSSASSSVARPEKCNDVNVTAGESQEMAMENNNSGLWSTREVMSENPSLGSNAVPTIDGLMQGYTSEPNKIYTCRFCNKLFSVAQSLGGHMNAHKTELQWERKRKEMEKEFPLWVLRKYPQGALSNDGNLGITSEPFKRIRTGLNPSFYSGVMDMNMNMTVGPRMAPTGVLSWNTYINGSFSGGLAPVPSYNNYPPMLPRNVPPFPPHRTTNLPSYLYPQENVLNEEDVILNLGNGNIVKIDDDGEDAVDPPEEGTSKSWGADLSL from the coding sequence ATGTCTTCTGCAAGCTCTTCCGTGGCCCGACCCGAAAAATGCAATGACGTTAACGTGACTGCGGGGGAGTCCCAGGAGATGGCAATGGAGAACAACAACTCGGGCCTATGGTCTACTCGGGAGGTTATGTCTGAGAACCCTAGTCTTGGATCTAATGCTGTCCCAACAATAGACGGTCTCATGCAGGGCTACACATCAGAACCTAATAAGATCTACACTTGTCGCTTTTGCAATAAACTGTTCTCAGTCGCTCAAAGCCTAGGTGGTCACATGAACGCGCACAAGACGGAGCTACAGTGGGAAAGGAAGCGGAAGGAGATGGAAAAAGAGTTCCCTCTTTGGGTATTACGTAAATATCCACAAGGTGCTTTATCAAATGATGGTAATCTTGGGATCACTTCTGAACCTTTCAAACGCATACGTACCGGCCTTAACCCATCTTTCTATAGCGGAGTCATGGACATGAACATGAACATGACCGTAGGTCCTCGCATGGCTCCTACTGgcgtcctctcatggaacacttaCATTAATGGTTCCTTTTCAGGGGGACTTGCGCCAGTACCCTCCTACAACAACTATCCCCCGATGCTCCCTAGAAACGTTCCTCCGTTTCCTCCACATAGGACTACCAATCTTCCTAGCTATTTGTATCCGCAAGAGAATGTATTGAACGAGGAGGATGTCATCTTAAATCTAGGAAATGGCAACATTGTAAAGATTGATGATGACGGTGAAGATGCTGTTGATCCGCCAGAAGAAGGGACATCTAAGAGCTGGGGCGCTGATCTATCCCTTTAA
- the LOC130501012 gene encoding F-box/LRR-repeat protein 3-like produces the protein MTGLARNCLNLKTLNLACCGFVTDAAISAVAQSCRNLETLKLESCHMITEKGLHSLGCYSKNLRELDLTDCCGVNDRGLEYISKCSNLLRLKLGLCTNISDKGMFHIGSKCSKLLELDLYRCGGFGDDGLAAVSRGCKSLNRLIISYCGDLTDAGVEQIRQLEHLSHLEIRGLKNITGAGLAAVACGCKKLDYLDLKKCENIDDSGFWALAYFARNLRQINLCYCSVSDTALCMLMSNLSRVQDVDLVNLNRVTVEGSEFALRACCNRLKKLKLFAPLRFLLSSELLEMLHARGCRIRWD, from the exons ATGACGGGACTAGCACGCAACTGCTTAAACctgaaaaccctaaacctagCGTGCTGCGGATTTGTGACTGATGCAGCCATCTCTGCTGTAGCTCAGTCTTGCCGCAATTTGGAGACTCTCAAGTTAGAGTCTTGTCATATGATAACCGAGAAAGGTCTTCATTCGCTTGGATGTTACTCCAAGAATCTTCGAGAACTCGATCTTACCGACTGTTGTGGCGTCAATGACAGAG GGCTTGAATATATCTCGAAGTGTTCGAATCTTCTAAGGTTGAAACTTGGCCTCTGCACAAATATCTCAGACAAAGGGATGTTTCATATCGGTTCCAAATGTTCCAAGCTTCTAGAACTTGATCTATACCG CTGTGGTGGTTTTGGAGATGACGGTTTAGCAGCTGTATCACGAGGCTGCAAGAGTTTGAACCGGCTCATTATATCGTACTGTGGTGATCTAACAGACGCTGGGGTTGAACAAATCCGCCAGCTTGAACATCTAAGTCACCTAGAAATCAGAGGGCTAAAGAATATAACCGGTGCTGGTCTAGCTGCAGTTGCGTGCGGCTGCAAGAAATTGGATTACTTGGACCTCAAGAAGTGCGAGAACATCGATGATTCAGGCTTCTGGGCGCTTGCTTACTTCGCAAGAAACCTAAGACAg ATAAACTTGTGCTATTGCTCGGTCTCTGATACGGCTCTATGCATGTTAATGAGCAATCTGAGTCGTGTTCAAGACGTTGACTTAGTCAACCTGAACCGTGTGACCGTGGAAGGGTCTGAGTTTGCTCTAAGAGCCTGTTGCAATAGGCTCAAGAAGCTTAAACTTTTTGCACCTCTCAGATTTTTACTCTCGTCTGAATTGCTTGAGATGCTTCATGCTCGTGGTTGCCGCATCAGATGGGACTGA